The genomic segment CGTATCTGGAACCGCATATGGAGAAGTCCGACGCGGAGGGCAAGGGCACCATCGTGCTCGCCACGGTTCGCGGCGACGTCCATGACATCGGCAAGAACCTCGTCGACATCATCCTGTCGAACAACGGCTACAACGTCGTGAACCTCGGGATCAAGCAGCCGGTGGCGGCGATCCTGGACGCGGCCACCGAGCACAAGGCCGACGTGATCGGCATGTCGGGTCTCCTCGTGAAGTCCACCGTGATCATGAAGGAGAACCTGCAGGAGCTCAACCAGCGCAAGATGGCCGCCGACTATCCGGTGATTCTGGGTGGAGCGGCGCTGACCCGCGCCTATGTCGAGCAGGACCTGCACGAGATCTACGAAGGCGAGGTCCGCTACGCCCGCGACGCCTTCGAGGGCCTGCGGCTGATGGACGCGCTGATCGCCGTCAAGCGCGGCGTCCCCGGCGCCACCCTCCCCCCGCTCAAGCAGCGCCGCGTCGCCGCCGTGGACCGTCCCGCACGCGGTCCGGTGACCCCGGAACTGCTGCCCGCCCGCTCCGACGTGGCGGCCGACAACCCCGTCCCGAAGGCGCCGTTCCTGGGGACGCGGATCGTGAAGGGCATTCCGCTCGCGGAGTACTCCTCCTGGCTGGACGAGCGGGCCACGTTCATGGGCCAGTGGGGGCTGAAGTCCGGCCGTGGGGGCGGGCCTTCGTACGAGGAGCTGGTCGAGACGGAGGGCCGGCCGCGGCTGCGGATGTGGCTGGACCGGCTGCACACCGAGAACATGCTCGAAGCGGCCGTGGTCTACGGCTACTTCCCCTGTGTGTCCAAGGGCGACGACCTGATCATCCTGGACGAGAAGACCGGCGGCGAGAGCCACCGCTTCACGTTCCCCCGCCAGCACCGCGACCGGCACCTCTGCCTGTCGGACTTCTTCCGCCCCGAAGGCAGCGGTGAGCCGGACGTCATCGCGCTCACCGTCGTGACCATGGGGAACAAGGTCTCCGAGGTGGCGAACGAGCTGTTCGCCGCCAACGCCTACCGCGACTATCTCGAACTGCACGGCCTTTCCGTCCAGTTGACCGAGGCGCTGGCCGAGTACTGGCACGCCCGGGTCCGCTCCGAGCTGGGGATCGCGGGCGCCGACCCGGACAACCTGGACGCGATGTTCCGCACCGAGTACCAGGGCTGCCGCTACTCGCTCGGCTATCCGGCCTGCCCGGACCTGGAGGACCGCGCCAAGATCATGGACCTGCTCAAGCCGGAACGCATCGGCGTCGTCCTCTCCGAGGAGTTCCAGCTGCACCCGGAACAGTCCACCGACGCGATCGTCATCCACCACCCGGAAGCCAGCTACTACAAGGCGTAAGGAGGACCGTGCCCACCATGTCGACCACGCTGACCAGCAACAACCTGCGCGATGTCCTCGCCGCCGGGCAGCGCACGTTCTCGTTCGAGTTCTTCCCCCCGAAGACGGACGCGGGCGAGCGCGTCCTGTGGGACGCGATCCGCCGCATCGAGGCCGTCGGACCCACCTTCGTGTCCGTCACCTACGGCGCCGGCGGCTCCTCCCGCGACCGGACCGTGGACGTCACCCGGCGCATCGCCACCGAGACGACGCTGCGCCCGGTCGCCCATCTGACCGCGGTCGGCCACACGGTGGCGGAGCTGCGGCAGATCGTCGGCCGGTACGCGGACGCCGGGATCCGCGACGTCCTCGTCCTGCGCGGCGACCCGCCGGGCGACCCGCGCGGCCCGTGGCAGCGGCATCCCGGGGGCCTGGACCACGCGGCGGACCTCGTCGAACTCGTCCGCTCCATCGGTGACTTCAGCATCGGCGTGGCGGCCTTTCCGGAACGCCACCCCCGCTCCCTGAACTGGGACGACGACATCCGGCACTTCGTCGACAAGTGCCGGGCGGGCGCCGACTACGCCATCACCCAGATGTTCTTCGACGCGGACGACTATCTGCGGCTGCGGGACCGGGTGGCCGCCGCGGGATGCGACACCCCGATCATCCCGGAGATCATGCCCGCCACCGACGTCCGGCAGATCCGGCGCTTCGCGGAGCTGAGCGACGCGACCTTCCCGCCCGGGCTGGCCGAGCAGCTGGCGGCGGCGCAGCACGACCCGGAGAGCGCCCACCGGATCGGGGTCGACCACGCGACGCGGCTGGCCCAGCGCCTGCTCGACGAAGGCGCCCCCGGCCTGCACTACATCACCCTCAACCGGTCCACCGCGACGCTTGAGATCCACCAGAACACAAGGAGCGCAGATGCCGTCCCTCACCGCCGCTGATTTCAAGGTCGCGGACCTCTCCCTCGCCGCGTTCGGCCGCAAGGAGATCATCATGGCCGAGCACGAGATGCCCGGTCTGATGTCGATCCGCGCCGAGTACGCGGCGTCCAAGCCGCTGACCGGCGCGCGGATCACCGGCTCGCTGCACATGACGATCCAGACCGCCGTCCTCATCGAGACCCTGGTCGCGCTGGGCGCCGAGGTCCGCTGGGCGTCCTGCAACATCTTCTCCACCCAGGACCACGCGGCGGCGGCGGTCGCGGTGGGCCCGAACGGCACCCCCGAGGACCCGCGGGGCACCCCCGTCTTCGCCTGGAAGGGCGAGACGATGGAGGAGTACTGGTGGTGTGCCGAGCAGGCCGTCACCTGGCCCGACGGCGGCCTGAACATGATCCTGGACGACGGCGGCGACGTCACCCTCCTCATCCACAAGGGCGTCGAGTTCGAGAAGGCCGGCGCCGTCCCGGACTCCGCCGAGGGCGACTCCGAGGAGTACGGCTACATCCTCGACCTGCTGCGCCGCACCCAGACGGAGAGCCCCGGCAAGTGGACCACCGCGGCCGCCCTCATCAAGGGCGTCACCGAGGAGACCACGACCGGCGTCCACCGGCTCTACGAGATGCAGCGCGACGGCGGTCTGCTCTTCCCCGCGATCAACGTCAACGACTCCGTCACCAAGTCGAAGTTCGACAACAAGTACGGCTGCCGCCACTCGCTCATCGACGGCCTCAACCGCGCCACCGACGTCCTGATCGGCGGCAAGGTCGCCGTCGTCCTCGGCTACGGCGACGTCGGCAAAGGCTGCGCGGAATCGCTGCGCGGCCAGGGCGCCCGGGTCGTCATCACCGAGATCGACCCGATCTGCGCACTGCAGGCGGCCATGGACGGCTACCAGGTCACGACCCTGGAGGAGGTCGTCGCCGAGGGCGACATCTTCGTGACGACGACCGGCAACAAGGACATCATCATGGCCGCCGACATGGCCAGGATGAAGCACCAGGCCATCGTCAGCAACATCGGCCACTTCGACAACGAGATCGACATGGCCGGCCTCGCCAAGGTCCCCGGCATCGTCAAGGACGAGGTCAAGCCCCAGGTCCACACCTGGAAGTTCCCCGACGGACACACCATCATCGTCCTGTCCGAGGGCCGCCTGATGAACCTCGGCAACGCGACCGGTCACCCCTCCTTCGTGATGTCGAACAGCTTCGCCAACCAGACGATCGCCCAGATCGAACTCTTCACCAAGACCGCCGACTACCCCATCGGCGTCTACGTGCTCCCCAAGCACCTCGACGAGAAGGTCGCCCGCCTCCACCTCGACGCCCTCGGCGTCAAACTCACCACCCTGCGCCCGGAGCAGGCCTCCTACATCGGCGTCCCGGTCGAGGGCCCGTACAAGGCGGACCACTACCGGTACTGATCGCGCCCGGTTGATTCACCCGGTTGAATCACCCGGTAGCGGTGGGTGGAAAGCGTGACGTGACGGGCGCTGCGGGGTTCATCTCCATGTGAACGGAACCTCGCAGGCCCGGCCGCCGCGCTTCAACCTCCGCCTCCCTGTGTCTCTTCGGGCGCTCGCCGATCCGGCCGCGGTGCTGGCGGGGGCCGTCCTCGTCGGGGTGCGGGCGCTGCGGCTCGGGCAGTGGACCGTCGACGACGCGGCCATCACGTACGCCTACGCGCGCAGCATCGACGAGGGGTACGGCCCGGCCCAGCAGGCCGGCGCCCCGCCGGTGGAGGGGTACTCCAACCCGGCGTGGCTGGCGCTGCTGGTGGCCGGGCGGCGGCTGCGGCTGTTCGACCACGGGGCGCTGTTCGGGGTCTCGGACCTCGTGTGGTTCCCCAAAGCGCTGGCGCTGCTGTGCGTGATCGGGATGCTGGCCGCGGTCTCGTTCGCGGCGCGGGCGGTGCTGCCGGGGCGGGCGTGGGCCGTGACGCTGCTCGCCGGTGCGGCGATGGCCGGGAACTTCTCGCTGGTGGTCTGGCTGTTCTCCGGACTGGAGAACCCGCTGTACGGCCTCGCCGTCACCGCCCTCGCGGCCGTCCTGGCCCGGTCCGCCGTCCGTGACGACCTGCTGCGGCCGGGCACCGCCGTCGCGGCCGGCCTCCTCACGCTGCTCGCCGCGCTCACCCGCCCGGACGGCATCATCTACGCGGCCGCGTACCCCCTGACGACGCTGCTGCTCGTGCGCCGCCGGCGCATGGCCCGTGCGATCGCTTTGTCGACAGCGGCTTTCGCTCTCCCCTACGCGTCTCATCTGCTCTGGAGACATGCGGAGTTCGGCCGCTGGGTCCCCAACACCGCGGTCGCGAAGGCCCAGCGGGCGCCGGACCTGGCCGGTCTCGCGCACACCACCGAGCTGCTCTCGTTCGCCGGCTGGACCCTGGTCCTCGCCGCACTGGCCTGCACGGCCGCCGCACTCGCCCGCCCGGGTCCCGGCCGCCGGGCGCTGCTCGCCGTACTCGTCCCGCTGGCCCTCGCCCTGACCGCCTACGGGACGCTGCAGCGCGACTGGATGGCCCTCTACCGTTTCGCGACCCCGGTATGGACGCTCGCCGCCTTCGCCGGCGCGCTGGCCGCCGTCACCGTCTGGGACCGCGAACGGCCGCGCGGACGCGCGGTCCTGGCGGCGGCGCTCCTCGTCGGATCCGTCCTGTCACTGGCGGCACAGCGGCCCCGCGCGGCGGAGTTCCGGGCCGACCCGACGCTGTCGATGTGCTTCGTCGCCGACCGCTACGGCCGGCTGTTCAACAGCTACGCCGACCGGCTCGCCCTCCCGCCCGACGCCGGCCTCCTGCTCCCCGACCTCGGCGGCACCCTCCTGACGAGCCGCCTCCGTGTCACCGATCTCGCGGGTCTCACCGACCCGGCCATCGCGGACGCCTACGCGGCGAACGACACGACCCGCCTGCGCACCTACGTCTTCGACACCGTGCGCCCCACCTTCATCCACGTCCACAACCCCTGGGCGGCCATCTCCGGCCTCACCCCGGAAGCCCTCACCGCCCACGGCTACGTCCCGCTCTCCACCCGGACGGACACCGGCGACTGGATCCGCCACGACGCCGTCCCCGACCCCGCCCGCCTCACAGCCCTCCAACACACCACCCTCCCCGCCATCCCCCGATCCACCCACCTCCGCACCACGGCCCCCACCCACCCCTGCGGCCCCCGCCTCACCCCGGCGCCCTGACCGTCACCGTCACCGTCACCGTCACCGTCACCGTCACTGTCACCGCTCAGGATCCGGCTGCTCCCGCCTGGCGTCCGGGATGCCGATCGGCATCTGCAGATCCGCGTTGACCTGGCCGCCCAGCGTCATGACGTTCAACGTCGCCGAATTCTCATTGGCGATCGCCTTCTCCACCCGCCCCACGAGCGTGACGAACGCCTTCCCGTCCGCCAGCCCGGCGTACGGCCCCACCTTGGTCTGGAAATAGACCCGCTCATGCCCCAGCAGCTGCTCTGTCGACCGGTAGTTCTTCCACTGCTCCCGATACCGGTACACGCTCTCCAGCGACACCGACACGACCACCACCAGGCTGAGCACGGTCGCAGTGAGCCGCGAGAACGGCAGATCGACATTGACCAGCACCGGCACCAGCGCCCCACCGACCACCGACAGCGTCCGCATCCGCAGATGCATGGCCTTGGTCCTGACCGCTTTCCGGTCGTACCACTTCTGATACTGGGCCAGCCTGGTCTCGAGGTACCGCTCCGGCGTCATCGGCTCGACCGCCGAACCCCCGTAAGTCCCGCTGGAACTGGACGCGTTGTCATCGCTCTCCGACATGGCAGGGAGTAGACCCCCACGCCCCACCCGAGTCAACCACCCCCACCCCCACCCCGCCCGTGGTCTCGATCAACCGTTGGCGCGCCTGCTCCAGCCGTTCGTCGTAGTCCGGCATGAAGGCCTCGGGCAGTGTCGATTCCAATGAGCCAGAGTTGAGGCAGCAGGCCGGCCTGAGGAAAGCTTCGTGGATGTCGTCGCCGATCTCCCAGCGGATGCGCAGGCGACGGAACCAGTCGGGAGCCGGACGGAACGAAGCGCCCACCGCAGACGCATTGCCATCGGCTCAGGGGTCTTCGACGGGGTCGCAGTCCGACGGAGAGGGAGACCCCTTCCGGTCTCGTCCCATCATCCAGGCCATGACCGGAATGCCGACCAGGCCGATGGGCACAATGGCGAACGGCGCCGGGACGAACACGATGCCGACCACTGCCAGAGGGAGCGCGACGGCCAATACCTTCACCAGTACCGATGGACGACGCACCACGCGTCGCAGGACATCGTGGAAACTCTCCCCGCCGCCTGCACGCTCCCGGCGCAGGCGCTCCTGGCGGTCCTCGGATCCCATGCCCGCATACTTCCAGACGGAAGGCGGTCCGGAAGGTCGGAAAGGGCAGGCTGCCAACCGCCCACGACGCTCAGAACAGCCGGCGCCTTCACCCACGATGCTCTTGGCCTTCATCCTGTCTGGGCCGGACACCCGTGAGCTGCCGACCGAGATCGGCAACGTGCTGCCCTGGCCGGCCAGGGCATCCCGCCCGCTGCTCGACGGGAAGCTCTGGACGGGTACCGGTGCGACGCACGACGACCGGGGATCGAAGAACCGGCCTGTGCCGATTCCTCCACAGCTTGTGGACATCTATCGCGCGCACCCGGAGACCTTCGGCGCGGCCAAGGACGGGCGGCTGTTCGCCAATCGGCGCGGGGGAGTGGCCGGAGCTTCGACGTGCTGCCGGTGAGTGACAGGTGGGATGAACGTCGCGGCCTGGCCCCTGGAGTCGTCCGGGGGCCTTCGCCGTTTCCGGGTGGGGGCGTTCGGTTGCATACGGCTGGAGATACGCGAAGACCCCGTCCCCAGCGTTTCCGCTGAGGACGGGGTCCTCGGACACCTTTTACAAGGTGCCCCCGGCAGGATTCGAACCTGCGCACCCGGCTCCGGAGGCCGATGCTCTATCCCCTGAGCTACGGGGGCGTGTCGTCCGCAGTAGCGGTGACGGGTGAAACCCTACCAGCTTGTGCATGGTGCCTGGGTACAGGGTTTTGGGGTGTTGGCCCGAAGGGGGTGGGGGTCGTGGGGGAGGGCTTTAGCGCATGGGGTGTGGTGGGCGGGGGCGGGTTCGGAAAGCTCCCTCTCACGGGGAAGAAGTGGGCAAAACGCGGACGGATCGCGATGGCCCCGCCTACTCTTCGAGATGTGCCGGGCATGTCCGGCCGGGTCCTTGTGGTCGACGACAACAAGGTCATCCGGCAGCTGATCAGGGTCAATCTCGAGCTGGAGGGCTTCGAGGTCGTGACCGCGGCTGATGGTGCCGAATGCCTGGACATCGTCCACCGCGTGCAGCCCGATGTGATCACGCTCGATGTGGTGATGCCGCGGCTCGACGGACTGCGGACGGCGGCCCGGCTGCGGTCCGACGCGCGGACCCGGGACATACGGATCGCGATCGTCAGCGCGTGCACCCAGCTCGAGGTCGAGCGCGGCGTGGCGGCCGGGGTGGACGCGTTCCTGGGGAAGCCGTTCGAGCCCTCCGATCTGGTGAACATGGTGCGGCGGCTGGCCCATGGCGGACCGGGCGCCCCCGGCGCTCCCGGCGGTGAGTCGTCCGCCGGCGCGCCGACCGAGGACCAGGCGGCCGCGGCCCCCGGCAGCGGTTGCGGCTGAGGTTCCGACTCGGGTGTGGCTGAGGTTGTCAGTGGGGTGACACCTGCCGCGGCCGCTCGCGAAAGAGTGGAGGGCGGCGAAACCCGGTCGCATGGGTACCCCCCTCCTCGCCTACCCTTTCCGTGTGACCCCCGCTGAGCTCTCCCGTGCTGTTCTGAGCACGGTTCGCCGCGCCGTCGCGGCCGATGAGCTGCGGGTGACGGTGCCGGACCGGATCAGCGTGCAGCGGCCGCCCCGGCCCGGGTGCGGCGACTACGCGACGAATGTCGCGCTGCAGCTCGCGGGCGCCGCGGGGTGCCCGCCGCGGGAGGTCGCCGAGGTGCTGCGCAAGCGGCTGGCGACGGAACCCGGCATCGCTCAGGTGGTGATCGCGGGCCCCGGCTTCCTGAACATCACGCTCGACGCGGCGGCCTACGGGGACGTGGTGCGCAAGGTGCTGGAGCGGGGCGCGGCGTACGGCCACGGCGACGCGCTGGCCGGCACGTACGTGACGCCCGTCCATGACGGGGAGCCCCGCGCGGCGGTCACCGCCGAGGTGCTGGAGCGGCTGCTGCGTTCCTGCGGTGCCAGTGTCGGTGCCGGCGACTCGGCCGAGCCCCCCGAACCCGTCTCCGTCCGCCCCGCCGGCGCCACCGCCGCCCAGCTCTGCGAGCGCCTCGGCCCCGACGCCGCCCGCTGGGCGCTCCTGCGCCCCCCGGCCGACGACACGCCGTCCCTGGATCCGGCGGTCCTGCTCTCGCAGCGCGCCGGCAATCCGCTCTTCCGGGTCCGTTACGCGCACGCCCGCAGCCGGGCGCTGCTCCGCAACGCCCACGATCTGGGCATCGAACCCTCCTCCGACGCTTCGGACGGTACGTTTCACCATCCCGCGGAGACGGACCTCCTCGGCCTGATCGCCGACTACCCCCGTGTCGTAGAGACCGCTGCCCGGCACCGCGCCCCCGATCGGGTCGCCCGCCATCTGGAACGGCTCGCCGACGCTTTCCTCCGCTTCCACGACGAGTGCCCGCCGCTGCCGCGCGGCGACGAGAAACCCTTGGCCGCCCACCGTGTCCGGCTGTCGCTCGCCGAAGCGACCGGCACGGTGCTGGCAGGCGGCCTGGACCTGCTCGGCATCAGCGCGCCAGAACACCTCTGAGGAGACAGAGCCCCGTGAGTAGATCCGCCCACCCCGCCGGGCCCCGCTACGCCGATGTCATGCCCGAGGGGCATTACACCGCGCCGCCCGCCGACCTGAACGTCCTCGATCCGCGCGTGTGGGCCCGTACGGTCACCCGCAACACGGACGGTGCGGCCGAGGTCGGCGGGCTGGACGTACGCGATCTCGCCGAGGAGTTCGGCACCCCCGCCTACTTCCTCGACGAGAAGGACTTCCGGGCTCGCTGCCACGCCTGGCGTGACGCGTTCGGCGAGGGCGCGGACGTGTTCTACGCGGGGAAGGCGTTCCTGTCGCGGGCGGTCGTGAAGTGGCTGTTCGAGGAGGGCCTCAACCTCGACGTGTGTTCCGGCGGCGAGCTGGCGGTGGCGCTGTCGGCGGGGATGCCGGCCGACCGCATCGCGCTGCACGGCAACAACAAGTCGCTGGAGGAGATCGAGCGCGCCATCGAGGTGGGTGTCGGGCGGATCGTCCTGGACTCGTTCCAGGAGATCGTCCGGGTCGCGCACGTCGCCGAGCGGCTCGGCAAGCGCCAGCGGGTGCAGATCCGGGTGACCGTCGGGGTCGAGGCGCACACCCACGAGTTCATCGCGACGGCGCACGAGGACCAGAAGTTCGGGCTGGCGCTCGCCGGCGGGCAGGCGGCCGAGGCGGTGCGCCGGGTGCTGAAGCTCGACGCGCTGGACCTGGTCGGCATCCACTCGCACATCGGCTCGCAGATCTTCGACATGGCCGGCTTCGAGGTCGCCGCGCGCCGCGTGGTGTCGCTGCTCGCCGAGGTCCGTGACGAGCACGGCGTGGAGCTGCCCGAGATCGACCTGGGCGGCGGCCTCGGCATCGCGTACACCTCGGAGGACGATCCGGCCGAGCCGCACGACATCGCCAGGGCGCTGCGGGAGATCGTCACCCGCGAGTGCGAGGCGAACCGGCTGGGCGTGCCGCGGCTGTCCGTGGAGCCGGGCCGGGCGATCGTCGGCCCGACGGCGTTCACGCTGTACGAGGTGGGCACCGTGAAGCCGCTGGAGGGGCTGCGGACGTATGTGAGCGTGGACGGCGGAATGTCGGACAACATCCGCACCGCGCTGTACGACGCCGAGTACAGCGTCTCCCTGGTGTCCAGGACGTCCACCGCCGAGCCGATGCTCGCGCGGGTCGTCGGCAAGCACTGCGAGTCCGGCGACATCGTCGTCAAGGACGCGTTCCTGCCCGCCGACCTCGCGCCGGGCGATCTGCTCGCCGTTCCGGCGACCGGTGCGTACTGCCGTTCCATGGCGAGCAATTACAACCATGCTCTGCGGCCGCCCGTGGTGGCCGTGAATGATGGCGGGGCGCGGGTGATCGTGCGACGTGAGACGGAGGACGATCTCCTGCGTCTTGACGTCGGCTGACGTGAAATCTCAAAAATAGCGGGGCTGATCTCACACACCGGACACGAGATGGATTCTCGCGTCCGGTGCGTGAGACTGGTCCCACCCCGAGAGCTGTGAGAAACGAGGTCGGATGATGCGTACGCGTCCGCTGAAGGTGGCGCTGCTGGGCTGTGGTGTGGTCGGCTCAGAGGTGACGCGCATCATGACGACGCAGGGCGCCGATCTCGCCGCGCGGATCGGAGCCCCGGTCGAGCTGGCCGGCATCGCGGTGCGGCGCCCCAACCGGGTGCGCGCCGGAGTGCCCGCCGAGCTGCTCACCACCGACGCCACCGCCCTGGTCAAACGGGGTGACATCGACGTCGTGATCGAGGTGATCGGCGGCATCGAGCCGGTCCGCACCCTCATCACCACCGCCTTCGAGCACGGCGCGTCCGTGGTCAGCGCCAACAAGGCGCTGCTCGCCGCGGACGGCGCGACGCTGCACGCCGCCGCCGCCGCGCACAAGGTCGACCTCTACTACGAGGCCGCCGTGGCCGGTGCCATCCCGCTGATCCGCCCGCTGCGCGAGTCGCTGGCCGGCGACAAGATCAACCGGGTGATGGGCATCGTCAACGGCACGACGAACTTCATCCTCGACAAGATGGACTCCAGCGGCGCCGGCTACTCCGAGGCGCTCGACGAGGCCACCGCGCTCGGCTACGCCGAGGCCGACCCGACCGCCGACGTGGAGGGCTTCGACGCCGCCGCCAAGGCCGCGATCCTGGCCGGGATCGCCTTCCACACCCGCGTGACCATGGACGATGTGTACCGCGAGGGCCTCACCGAGGTCACCGCCGCCGATATCGCGTCCGCCAAGCGGATGGGCTGCACGGTCAAGCTGCTGGCCATCTGCGAGCGCACCGTCGACGGCAGGTCCGTCACCGCCCGGGTCCATCCGGCGATGATCCCGCTCAGCCACCCGCTGGCGAGCGTCCGTGAGGCGTACAACGCGGTCTTCGTCGAGGCGGAGGCCGCGGGTCAGCTCATGTTCTACGGTCCCGGCGCGGGCGGCGCACCCACCGCCTCCGCCGTACTCGGCGACCTCGTGGCCGCCTGCCGCAACAAACTGGCAGGCACCACAGGCGCCGGCGAGTCCGCGTACACGCAACTGCCGGTGAGCCCGATGGGCGATGTGGTCACCCGCTACCACATCAGCCTTGACGTGGCGGACAAACCGGGCGTTCTCGCCCAGGTCGCCACCGTTTTCGCGGAACACGACGTGTCGATCGACACGGTCCGCCAGCAGGGCAAGGACGGCGAAGCGTCCCTCGTCGTCGTCACTCACCGTGCGCCCGACGCCGCCCTGTCGGCGACCGTCGGAGCACTGCGGAAGCTCGACACCGTGCGCGGTGTCGCCAGCATCATGCGCGTGGAAGGGGAGTAACCCACTATGAACGCTGTCACCGACCACCCCCGAATGTCCGGCACCCACCAGTGGCGCGGCATCATCGAGGAGTACCGCAGCCGGCTGCCGGTCTCGGCGGACTCCCCGGTCGTCACGCTCCTGGAGGGTGGCACCCCGCTCGTTCCCGCCCAGCTGCTCTCCGAGCTGACCGGCTGCGACGTGTTCCTCAAGGTCGAGGGCGCCAACCCCACCGGCTCCTTCAAGGACCGCGGGATGACCATGGCGATCACCCGGGCCAAGGAGGAGGGTGCCAAGGCCGTCATCTGCGCCTCCACCGGCAACACCTCCGCCTCGGCGGCCGCCTACGCGGTGCGCGCCGGAATGGTCTGCGCCGTCCTGGTGCCGCAGGGCAAGATCGCACTCGGCAAGATGGGCCAGGCGCTGATCCACGGCGCGAAGATCCTGCAGGTCGACGGCAACTTCGACGACTGCCTGGAGCTGGCCCGCGGACTGTCGGAGAAGTACCCGGTGGCGCTGGTCAATTCGGTCAACCCGGTACGTATCGAGGGCCAGAAGACCGCGGCGTTCGAGATCGTCGACGCGCTCGGCGACGCGCCCGACATTCACCTGCTTCCGGTGGGCAACGCGGGCAACATCACGGCGTACTGGCGCGGCTACCGCGAGTACGCGGCCGACGGGATCTCCACCCGCAAGCCGCGCATGTGGGGCTTCCAGGCGTCCGGTTCCGCGCCGATCGTCAACGGCGCTCCGGTGCGCAGCCCGCAGACCATCGCGACCGCGATCCGGATCGGCAACCCGGCCTCCTGGCAGTTCGCCGAGGAGGCGCGGGACGAGTCCGGCGGTCTGATCGAAGCGGTGACCGACCGTCAGATCCTCTCCGCGTACCGGCTGTTGGCCGCCAAGGAGGGCGTCTTCGTGGAGCCCGCCTCGGCCGCTTCGGTCGCCGGTCTGCTCAAGGCGCTCGAAGAGGGCAAGGTCGACCCGGGCCAGCGGATCGTCTGCACCGTGACCGGCAACGGCCTCAAGGACCCGGACTGGGCGGTCGCCGGCGCGCCCCAGCCGGTCACCGTGGCGGTCGACGCCGACGCCGCGGCCGAGAAGCTCGGGCTGGTCTGACGCGGCGCCGTG from the Streptomyces sp. RKAG293 genome contains:
- the thrC gene encoding threonine synthase — translated: MNAVTDHPRMSGTHQWRGIIEEYRSRLPVSADSPVVTLLEGGTPLVPAQLLSELTGCDVFLKVEGANPTGSFKDRGMTMAITRAKEEGAKAVICASTGNTSASAAAYAVRAGMVCAVLVPQGKIALGKMGQALIHGAKILQVDGNFDDCLELARGLSEKYPVALVNSVNPVRIEGQKTAAFEIVDALGDAPDIHLLPVGNAGNITAYWRGYREYAADGISTRKPRMWGFQASGSAPIVNGAPVRSPQTIATAIRIGNPASWQFAEEARDESGGLIEAVTDRQILSAYRLLAAKEGVFVEPASAASVAGLLKALEEGKVDPGQRIVCTVTGNGLKDPDWAVAGAPQPVTVAVDADAAAEKLGLV